In Bradyrhizobium lablabi, one DNA window encodes the following:
- a CDS encoding DUF1491 family protein translates to MRLKSSIWVAAYLRRCQTEGIFGAVRRRGAEEAGAVFVKVGLLDGNAMLYVPAPQTVYDDSRPIERIFMPTSKAPVAEASVEERLVKEIRFDPDAWIVETEDKAGRHFLELAKT, encoded by the coding sequence ATGCGATTGAAATCAAGTATCTGGGTCGCCGCCTATCTGCGCCGCTGCCAGACCGAGGGAATTTTTGGCGCGGTGCGCCGGCGCGGCGCCGAAGAGGCCGGCGCGGTGTTCGTCAAGGTCGGGCTGCTCGACGGCAATGCCATGCTCTATGTGCCGGCGCCGCAGACCGTCTATGACGACAGCCGCCCGATCGAGCGGATTTTCATGCCGACGTCGAAGGCGCCGGTGGCGGAAGCCTCCGTGGAAGAGCGCCTCGTCAAGGAGATCCGGTTTGATCCGGATGCCTGGATCGTGGAGACCGAGGACAAAGCCGGCCGGCATTTCTTGGAGCTGGCGAAGACTTAG
- a CDS encoding IS4 family transposase — translation MRHQNSVFHSLTKHVPWSKFEQIVEKYGADRLVRKLTTKRQFIALLYGQLSGSTSLREVVTGMASHETRLYHVGAAPVKRSTMSDANSTRPWQVFSELFAQMLPQAHRGLRRATADAVRLIDSTSVRLSSLSEGWATFSADVFGAKAHIVYDPNADRPVYFAVTPANVNDITAAKAMPIEPGATYVYDLGYYDYGWWARLDDAGCRFVTRLKKNTPFSVVKENRVPKNSNILRDRVGHLPARLANSRKNPLQVPVREITVIIDTGKLLRIVTNDLDAPAEEIAELYKQRWQIELFFRWVKQTLRIRHFIGVSENAVRIQIAIALIAFLILRMAQLAQKAVHSPLEFARLVRTNLMHRRPINHLLEPLQPIPINPDQLKLGLYFQ, via the coding sequence ATGCGGCATCAGAATAGCGTATTTCACAGTCTAACAAAGCACGTTCCTTGGTCTAAGTTCGAACAGATCGTGGAGAAGTACGGGGCCGACCGGCTGGTGCGGAAATTGACGACGAAGCGTCAGTTCATCGCATTGCTGTACGGGCAATTGAGCGGCTCGACGAGCCTGCGGGAGGTCGTGACCGGGATGGCGAGCCACGAGACGCGGCTTTATCACGTGGGGGCGGCACCGGTGAAGCGTTCGACGATGTCGGACGCCAATTCGACGCGGCCTTGGCAAGTGTTCAGCGAGCTGTTCGCGCAGATGCTGCCGCAAGCGCATCGTGGGCTGCGGCGCGCGACGGCAGACGCGGTCCGGCTCATTGATTCCACCAGTGTTCGGCTCTCCAGCCTGAGCGAAGGCTGGGCGACATTTTCGGCCGATGTGTTCGGCGCCAAGGCGCATATCGTCTACGATCCGAATGCCGATCGGCCGGTTTACTTTGCGGTGACGCCCGCTAACGTCAACGACATCACAGCCGCCAAGGCGATGCCGATCGAGCCGGGCGCAACCTACGTCTACGACCTCGGTTATTACGATTATGGCTGGTGGGCGCGGCTCGATGACGCCGGCTGCCGCTTCGTGACGCGACTGAAGAAGAATACCCCGTTCAGCGTGGTAAAGGAGAACCGCGTCCCCAAAAACAGCAATATTCTGCGCGACCGCGTCGGTCATTTGCCGGCCCGGCTCGCCAACAGCCGCAAAAATCCGCTGCAAGTTCCGGTCCGAGAGATCACCGTGATCATCGACACCGGTAAGCTGTTGCGCATCGTGACCAATGATCTCGACGCGCCGGCAGAAGAGATCGCAGAGCTTTACAAACAGCGCTGGCAGATCGAATTGTTCTTTCGCTGGGTCAAGCAGACGCTTCGAATCAGGCACTTCATCGGTGTCTCCGAGAATGCCGTCCGCATTCAGATCGCCATCGCCCTGATCGCCTTTCTCATCTTGCGCATGGCCCAGCTGGCTCAAAAAGCGGTGCACAGCCCTCTCGAATTTGCCCGCCTCGTCCGCACCAACCTCATGCACAGACGCCCGATCAACCATTTGCTCGAACCCCTACAGCCGATCCCGATAAACCCCGATCAGTTGAAACTTGGACTATACTTCCAATGA
- a CDS encoding alpha-hydroxy acid oxidase — MTSPIVRATSRRRFLQYLAASPLFTSGALSAYGNEAPSKLPDPMIWAPAGGELIDKPKDAINVFDFEPVARKNVPPAHFGYMASGLDDEVTLRANREGFLKFQLLPRRLNDVSKIDTSVELFGTKYDSPIFVSPTGGNQFFHPDGEVAVAKAARAGNHLQMLSTSSNYSVDEVTKARGAPIWFQLYASPQWEVAQALIKRADAAGCPVLVVTTDRVAGRNQETLFRLMRTDTRECSACHDRSSFAARSVRRHNYDGIDLSGVTGSGESSNLSWDTVKRMRDVTRMKIVLKGIITPMDAELAVQNGIDGILVSNHGGRGEDNGRSTIDALPEIIAAVKGRIPVIVDSGFRRGTDAVKALAIGAQAVGIGRPYLWGLGAFGEAGVERVLEIVRTETRAAMQQCGVRSVKELNPGFVRRTA, encoded by the coding sequence ATGACGTCGCCGATCGTTCGCGCCACCAGCCGCCGCCGTTTCTTGCAATACCTCGCCGCAAGTCCGCTGTTCACATCCGGCGCGCTGTCTGCCTACGGCAACGAAGCGCCCTCCAAATTGCCCGACCCGATGATCTGGGCGCCGGCCGGCGGCGAACTGATCGACAAGCCAAAGGACGCCATCAACGTGTTCGACTTCGAGCCGGTGGCGCGCAAGAACGTGCCGCCGGCGCATTTCGGCTACATGGCGTCCGGCCTCGACGACGAGGTCACGCTGCGCGCCAACCGCGAGGGGTTTTTGAAATTCCAGTTGCTGCCGCGCCGCCTCAACGATGTGTCCAAGATCGACACCAGCGTGGAGCTGTTCGGCACCAAATATGACTCGCCGATCTTCGTGTCCCCGACCGGCGGCAACCAGTTCTTTCACCCCGACGGCGAGGTTGCGGTCGCAAAAGCTGCGCGCGCGGGCAATCATCTGCAGATGCTCTCGACATCGTCGAACTATTCCGTCGACGAAGTGACAAAAGCGCGCGGCGCGCCGATCTGGTTCCAACTCTATGCGTCGCCGCAATGGGAGGTGGCGCAGGCGCTGATCAAGCGCGCCGACGCTGCCGGCTGTCCGGTGCTGGTGGTGACGACAGATCGCGTCGCCGGCCGCAACCAGGAAACCCTGTTCCGCCTGATGCGCACCGATACGCGCGAATGCTCGGCGTGCCATGATCGCAGCAGTTTCGCGGCGCGCTCGGTGCGCCGGCACAATTACGACGGCATTGATCTCAGCGGCGTCACCGGAAGCGGCGAATCCTCCAATTTGTCCTGGGATACCGTGAAGCGAATGCGCGATGTGACGCGCATGAAGATCGTACTCAAGGGCATCATCACGCCCATGGATGCTGAATTGGCGGTTCAAAACGGGATCGACGGCATCCTCGTCTCCAACCATGGCGGACGCGGCGAGGACAACGGCCGCTCGACCATCGACGCGCTGCCGGAGATCATCGCCGCGGTGAAGGGCCGCATTCCCGTGATTGTCGACAGCGGCTTCCGCCGCGGCACCGACGCTGTCAAGGCGCTCGCGATCGGCGCGCAGGCGGTCGGCATCGGCCGGCCCTATCTTTGGGGGCTCGGCGCCTTCGGCGAGGCCGGCGTCGAGCGCGTGCTCGAGATCGTTCGCACCGAAACGCGCGCGGCCATGCAGCAATGCGGCGTGCGATCGGTGAAGG
- a CDS encoding DUF2336 domain-containing protein, with protein sequence MSLSRREGVDIRPTLLRVLTDLYVQADAHSADEARQFVELSSRLIDEVDDATRAAVRARLAVYPATPAAVLRKLGLKAQNPDQRLPLAREIDASPPVPPPVKPPPSEAQLRMQSNLSMQPKDAAEINDMFRRASARERALILHDLKDTPLRASARIPTARAARAIETLEMAAFAADVENFALELGEALILPSRIATEVVNDPGGEPLACAMKAVDMPSPVFQRVLLFLKPEFGHSVATVYRLSRLYDRLSERSALIMLAAWRGSTMAVTRAKYRATLYDDERHRARTTPAQTRPAAQPPGTGVVPREGSQG encoded by the coding sequence ATGTCGCTCTCCCGTCGCGAGGGCGTCGATATCCGCCCCACTCTGCTGCGCGTCTTGACCGACCTCTATGTTCAGGCCGACGCGCATTCCGCCGACGAAGCGCGGCAGTTCGTCGAACTGAGCTCCCGCCTGATCGACGAGGTCGACGATGCGACGCGTGCCGCCGTTCGCGCCCGCCTCGCCGTCTATCCCGCAACCCCCGCCGCGGTCTTAAGAAAACTCGGGCTGAAAGCTCAAAACCCCGATCAGCGCCTGCCGCTCGCGCGCGAGATTGACGCAAGCCCGCCCGTGCCGCCGCCGGTCAAGCCGCCGCCGAGCGAGGCGCAATTGCGGATGCAATCGAACTTGTCGATGCAGCCCAAGGACGCCGCCGAAATCAACGACATGTTTCGCCGCGCCAGCGCCCGCGAGCGCGCGCTGATCCTGCACGATCTGAAAGACACCCCGCTCCGGGCTTCGGCGCGAATTCCCACCGCCCGCGCGGCCCGCGCCATCGAGACGCTCGAAATGGCGGCGTTCGCGGCCGACGTCGAAAACTTCGCGCTTGAGCTCGGCGAGGCGCTGATCCTGCCGTCGCGAATCGCAACCGAGGTGGTCAACGATCCCGGCGGCGAGCCGCTGGCCTGCGCCATGAAGGCCGTGGACATGCCGAGCCCGGTGTTTCAGCGGGTGCTGCTGTTCCTCAAGCCCGAATTCGGCCATTCAGTGGCGACGGTCTACCGGCTGTCGCGGCTCTACGACCGCTTGAGCGAGCGCTCCGCGCTGATCATGCTGGCGGCATGGCGCGGCTCGACGATGGCGGTCACCCGCGCCAAATACCGGGCGACGCTTTACGACGACGAACGCCATCGCGCCCGCACAACACCCGCGCAGACCCGGCCGGCGGCGCAACCGCCCGGCACCGGGGTCGTCCCCCGCGAGGGTTCGCAGGGCTAA